A stretch of Desulfurivibrio alkaliphilus AHT 2 DNA encodes these proteins:
- a CDS encoding mannose-1-phosphate guanylyltransferase/mannose-6-phosphate isomerase gives MLIPVILSGGSGTRLWPLSRELYPKQLLPLAGELTMLQETVRRLDGIDGPGEPLPLAPPLVICNEEHRFLVAEQLRRIGVEQATILLEPVGRNTAPAVTLAALSAEAEDILLVMPADHVIKDQLALQAAIRQGLAPAKAGRLVTFGIVPAAAETGYGYIKKGEAAGDAFAIEQFVEKPDAATARRYLASGEYLWNSGMFLFSARTWLARLEEQAPEMLAACRRAWAAGSRDHDFFRVGKEDFAACPADSIDYAVMEKAGEQAVVIPLAAGWSDVGSWSALWEVQPHDEQGNACQGDVMLYQSANSYFYAQERLLVGIGVENLVVVETADTVLVAHKDRVQEVKQIVGELKARNRCEHLTHRRVYRPWGSYEGIDRGERYQVKRITVNPGASLSLQMHHHRAEHWVVVRGTARITRGEEVMLVGENQSTYIPLGTPHRLENPGNIPVEMIEVQSGSYLGEDDIVRFEDNYGRL, from the coding sequence ATGCTGATTCCCGTAATTCTCTCCGGCGGCTCCGGCACCCGGCTCTGGCCTCTGTCCCGCGAGCTTTATCCCAAGCAACTGCTGCCCCTGGCCGGTGAGCTGACCATGCTCCAGGAAACGGTGCGCCGCCTCGATGGTATTGATGGCCCCGGCGAGCCCCTGCCGCTGGCTCCCCCGCTGGTGATCTGCAACGAGGAACACCGCTTTCTGGTGGCCGAACAACTGCGCCGGATCGGGGTCGAGCAGGCCACCATCCTGCTGGAGCCGGTGGGGCGCAATACCGCCCCCGCCGTCACCTTGGCGGCCTTGAGCGCCGAGGCGGAGGATATTCTGTTGGTGATGCCGGCGGACCACGTGATCAAGGATCAGCTTGCGTTGCAGGCGGCGATCCGGCAAGGGCTGGCGCCGGCCAAGGCCGGCCGGCTGGTCACCTTCGGTATCGTGCCGGCGGCGGCGGAAACCGGCTACGGCTACATCAAGAAAGGCGAGGCCGCCGGCGATGCTTTCGCCATCGAACAGTTCGTGGAAAAACCCGATGCCGCCACGGCCCGCCGTTACCTGGCCAGCGGCGAATACCTGTGGAACAGCGGCATGTTTCTCTTCAGCGCCCGAACCTGGCTGGCCCGGCTGGAAGAGCAGGCGCCGGAAATGCTGGCGGCTTGCCGCCGGGCCTGGGCCGCCGGTAGTCGGGACCATGATTTTTTCCGGGTGGGCAAAGAGGATTTTGCCGCCTGCCCGGCGGATTCCATCGACTACGCGGTTATGGAAAAGGCCGGCGAGCAGGCGGTGGTGATTCCGCTGGCGGCGGGCTGGTCCGACGTGGGTTCCTGGTCGGCCTTGTGGGAGGTGCAGCCCCACGATGAACAGGGCAACGCCTGCCAGGGCGATGTCATGCTCTACCAGAGCGCCAACTCCTACTTTTACGCCCAGGAGCGCCTGCTGGTGGGGATCGGGGTGGAAAACCTGGTGGTGGTGGAAACCGCCGACACCGTCCTGGTGGCCCACAAAGACCGGGTGCAGGAGGTCAAGCAGATCGTCGGCGAACTCAAGGCCCGCAACCGTTGCGAACACCTTACCCACCGCCGGGTTTACCGCCCCTGGGGCAGTTACGAAGGGATCGACCGGGGCGAGCGTTACCAGGTGAAACGGATCACCGTCAACCCCGGCGCCTCCCTGTCGCTGCAGATGCACCACCATCGCGCCGAACACTGGGTGGTGGTGCGCGGCACGGCCCGGATCACCAGGGGCGAGGAGGTGATGCTGGTGGGCGAAAACCAATCCACCTACATCCCTCTGGGCACCCCGCACCGGCTGGAAAACCCCGGCAATATCCCGGTGGAGATGATCGAAGTGCAGTCGGGCAGCTACCTGGGCGAGGATGATATCGTGCGCTTTGAAGATAACTACGGGCGATTGTGA
- a CDS encoding phosphomannomutase translates to MKLVRRGGVPVSGDSGLNEIAALVEQGEAASAMPGEAAPVSQPGRNRPWEVTADYVARLLELVRVDRLKPLHLLVNAGNGAAGPIFDAIAARLPLQVSRINHQPDGTFPNGVPNPLLPTNREATAEAVRRHGADLGVAWDGDGDRCFFFDEQGNFIEGYYLVGLLAAQILRHSPGAKIIHDPRLYWNTVELVEQAGGVPVASKTGHAFIKERMRAENAVYGGEMSAHHYFRDFAYCDSGMLPWLLVVEQLSSTDRPLSALVAERINRYPCSGELNFRLADPAAARAAVTQYYREFGPAEDYTDGLSMDFGAWRFNLRSSNTEPLLRLNVETRGDAALLQEQVARLQALILSAGEKQC, encoded by the coding sequence ATGAAGCTGGTGCGCCGGGGGGGCGTTCCGGTCAGCGGCGACAGCGGGCTTAACGAGATTGCGGCGTTGGTGGAGCAAGGAGAAGCGGCATCGGCGATGCCGGGGGAAGCAGCACCGGTATCGCAACCGGGGCGCAACCGCCCTTGGGAGGTCACCGCCGACTACGTTGCCCGGCTGTTGGAACTGGTCAGGGTGGATCGCCTCAAGCCCCTGCACCTGTTGGTCAATGCCGGCAACGGCGCCGCCGGGCCGATTTTCGACGCCATTGCCGCCCGGCTGCCCCTGCAAGTCAGCCGGATCAACCACCAGCCCGACGGCACTTTCCCCAACGGGGTGCCCAACCCGCTGTTGCCGACCAACCGGGAGGCCACCGCCGAGGCCGTCCGCCGCCACGGTGCCGATCTGGGGGTGGCCTGGGACGGCGACGGCGATCGCTGCTTTTTCTTCGACGAGCAGGGTAACTTTATTGAAGGCTATTACCTGGTGGGCCTGCTGGCGGCGCAGATACTGCGGCACAGCCCAGGCGCCAAAATCATCCACGACCCCCGGCTCTACTGGAACACCGTGGAGCTGGTGGAGCAGGCCGGCGGCGTGCCGGTGGCGAGCAAGACCGGCCACGCTTTCATCAAGGAGCGGATGCGGGCGGAAAACGCGGTCTATGGCGGCGAGATGTCCGCCCACCATTATTTCCGGGATTTCGCCTATTGCGACTCCGGCATGCTTCCCTGGCTGCTGGTGGTCGAACAACTCTCCTCGACCGACCGGCCCTTGTCCGCCCTGGTGGCGGAGCGGATCAACCGCTACCCCTGCAGCGGCGAGCTTAACTTCCGCCTTGCCGACCCGGCCGCCGCAAGGGCCGCAGTGACCCAATATTACCGCGAATTCGGGCCGGCGGAAGATTACACCGACGGCCTGAGCATGGATTTCGGTGCCTGGCGCTTTAACCTGCGCTCCTCCAACACCGAACCCCTGTTGCGCCTCAACGTGGAAACCCGGGGCGATGCCGCCCTGTTGCAGGAGCAGGTGGCGCGCCTGCAAGCCTTGATTCTTTCGGCAGGAGAAAAACAATGCTGA
- a CDS encoding DEAD/DEAH box helicase, giving the protein MTDSDILTDILSFSQLPLAPAIHRAVDELGFETPTPIQAESIPPLLAGRDLLGQAQTGTGKTAAFSLPLLSQLEVDKKYPQLLVLAPTRELALQVAEAMQSFARHLPGFQVLPLYGGQNMTLQLRRLQRGAQVVVGTPGRIQDHLRRGTLRLERLSAVVVDEADEMLKMGFIDAVEQILEHAPKERQVALFSATMPTAVRKIAHRHLKNPVEIKIKRTTTSMAAITQQFWAVKGLHKLDALTRLLEAEEFEAVLVFVRTKVATVELAEKLEARGFAAAALNGDMTQQMREKTIEQVKSGALDIVVATDVAARGLDVARITHVINYDVPYDTESYIHRIGRTGRAGRQGKAIIFVTPRERRLLAAIEQASGQKIAPISLPSRQDISDRRVSLFKEKISEVMAQQELDFFEELIDDYQQEQDVDPRRIAAALSWLLQQERPLQAPAEPEGRASSREDDSALAGGGKKWEREPQRREHSRERDQERQHDRSHDQWRRYRIEVGRQHGVEPGNIVGAITNEANLSSREIGAIKIYDFFSLVDLPHDLPQPLVRHLEKVWIRSRQLYLRPDGEPLPEGAKAKAGPSGRAGKPPRPRTGVRRYPRTNRSEPRKGGKRR; this is encoded by the coding sequence ATGACTGATTCGGACATTCTCACGGATATTCTTAGTTTCTCCCAGTTGCCCCTGGCGCCGGCCATTCACCGGGCGGTGGATGAGCTTGGCTTTGAAACCCCCACTCCCATTCAGGCCGAAAGCATTCCGCCGCTGCTGGCCGGGCGCGATCTGCTGGGGCAGGCCCAGACCGGCACCGGCAAGACCGCCGCCTTCTCCCTGCCCCTGCTCAGCCAACTGGAGGTCGACAAAAAATATCCCCAACTGCTGGTGTTGGCCCCCACCCGGGAGCTGGCCCTGCAGGTGGCCGAGGCCATGCAGAGCTTCGCCCGCCACCTGCCCGGCTTCCAGGTGCTGCCGCTGTACGGCGGCCAGAACATGACCCTGCAGTTGCGCCGCCTGCAACGCGGCGCCCAGGTGGTGGTGGGCACCCCGGGTCGTATCCAGGACCACCTGCGCCGGGGCACCCTGAGGCTGGAGCGGCTCAGCGCGGTGGTGGTGGACGAGGCCGACGAGATGCTCAAGATGGGCTTCATCGACGCCGTGGAACAGATCTTGGAGCACGCCCCCAAGGAGCGCCAGGTGGCGCTCTTCTCCGCCACCATGCCGACGGCGGTGCGCAAGATCGCCCACCGGCATTTGAAAAACCCGGTGGAGATCAAAATCAAGCGCACCACCACCAGTATGGCCGCCATCACCCAGCAGTTCTGGGCGGTCAAGGGTTTGCACAAGCTGGACGCCTTGACCCGCCTGCTGGAAGCCGAGGAGTTCGAGGCGGTGCTGGTCTTTGTCCGCACTAAGGTGGCCACCGTGGAACTGGCCGAGAAGCTGGAGGCCCGGGGCTTTGCCGCCGCCGCCTTAAACGGCGACATGACCCAGCAGATGCGGGAAAAGACCATCGAACAGGTTAAAAGCGGCGCCCTGGATATCGTGGTGGCCACCGACGTGGCCGCCCGGGGCCTGGATGTGGCGCGGATCACCCACGTGATCAACTACGATGTGCCCTACGACACCGAATCGTACATCCACCGCATCGGCCGCACCGGCCGGGCCGGGCGGCAGGGCAAGGCGATCATCTTCGTTACCCCGCGGGAGCGGCGGCTGCTGGCGGCCATCGAGCAGGCCAGCGGCCAGAAGATCGCCCCCATCAGCCTGCCCAGCCGCCAGGATATCAGCGACCGGCGGGTCAGCCTCTTCAAGGAAAAGATCAGCGAGGTAATGGCCCAGCAGGAACTGGATTTTTTTGAAGAGTTGATCGACGACTACCAGCAGGAGCAAGACGTCGACCCCCGGCGGATCGCCGCCGCCTTAAGCTGGCTGCTCCAGCAGGAGCGCCCCCTGCAGGCCCCGGCCGAACCGGAGGGCCGAGCGTCATCCCGGGAAGACGATTCCGCCTTGGCCGGCGGCGGCAAAAAATGGGAACGGGAGCCGCAGCGCCGTGAGCATTCCCGGGAACGGGACCAAGAGCGCCAGCACGACCGGAGTCATGATCAGTGGCGGCGCTACCGCATTGAAGTTGGCCGCCAGCACGGAGTGGAGCCGGGCAACATCGTCGGGGCCATCACCAACGAGGCCAACCTCAGCAGTCGCGAGATCGGCGCCATCAAGATTTACGATTTTTTCAGCCTGGTCGATTTGCCCCACGATCTGCCCCAGCCTCTGGTGCGGCACCTGGAAAAGGTCTGGATTCGCAGCCGCCAGCTCTACCTGCGCCCCGACGGCGAGCCTCTGCCCGAGGGCGCCAAGGCAAAGGCCGGCCCCAGTGGCCGGGCGGGCAAACCGCCACGGCCCCGCACCGGAGTCCGCCGCTACCCCCGCACCAATCGCAGCGAACCGCGCAAAGGCGGCAAACGCCGCTGA
- a CDS encoding NAD(P)H-dependent oxidoreductase subunit E, whose amino-acid sequence MPSAPRPVTNTAADKRWRPVEAAMRRNGYRAGGLIEALHAVQRAYGYIDEAAMRAIGAALQLPLSKIYGVVTFYHFFHLKPKGRHTCVVCLGTACYIKGADRLLQTISREQQVSPGETTADGRLSLLTARCVGACGQAPAVVIDDQVVGQAEESAIHRQLAGLNSAGPGSDEEQP is encoded by the coding sequence ATGCCATCCGCCCCCCGGCCAGTTACCAACACCGCCGCCGATAAACGCTGGCGGCCGGTGGAGGCCGCCATGCGCCGCAACGGCTACCGCGCCGGCGGTTTAATCGAGGCCCTGCATGCCGTGCAGCGCGCCTACGGCTACATCGATGAAGCCGCCATGCGGGCCATCGGCGCCGCCCTGCAACTGCCGTTGAGCAAGATCTACGGGGTGGTCACCTTTTATCATTTTTTTCACCTCAAACCCAAAGGGCGCCACACCTGCGTGGTCTGCCTGGGCACCGCCTGTTACATCAAGGGCGCCGACCGGTTGCTGCAAACCATCAGCCGCGAACAACAGGTAAGCCCCGGCGAAACCACCGCCGACGGCCGCCTTTCCCTGCTCACCGCCCGCTGCGTGGGTGCCTGCGGCCAGGCCCCGGCGGTGGTGATCGACGATCAGGTGGTGGGCCAGGCCGAGGAGAGCGCTATTCACCGGCAACTGGCAGGGCTAAACAGCGCGGGGCCGGGTAGCGATGAGGAACAGCCATGA
- a CDS encoding NuoF family protein encodes MNPEELQRIAAEELQAKSAAKHRIGVCTASGCLSCGSREVLKAIEQEAAARPEANLRIEGVGCMGLCSRGPLVMVQSGPVPAENSGAGAETAFLFKELTPADAPALVAYLEQQKSDPPTVAAGSTASSLAAKRCDLSAPFFRRQVKVVLEQFENIDPERIESYLAAGGYRALLDCLHHRRPVEIIDEITRSGLRGRGGGGYPVGLKWSTVAKAGAFVPQAGRSSRQSAGATAADRPDGPRKYVICNADEGDPGAFMDRSVLECAPHRVLEGMAIAAYAVGADFGYLYVRAEYPLAVERLRKAIVQAEKRGLLGRNIGGSAFNFQVEIRLGAGAFVCGEETALLASIEGRRGQPRPRPPYPAEHGLWGCPTLINNVETLANVAAIINRGADWFAALGTEKSKGTKVFALAGKIKNTGLIEVPMGISIHEIVHEMGSGEVGGIKAVQTGGPSGGCIPAEHFHLPVDYESLQAEGSIMGSGGMIIMDEGAAMVDVARFFMEFCVEESCGKCAPCRVGTTQVLLLLEKIGRGEGTAADLGQLEELCHLLQQTSLCGLGQSAANPVLSTLRFFRREYEQLLVDNTGKSNETDGSQSPQQGPQEVKK; translated from the coding sequence ATGAACCCGGAAGAACTGCAACGCATTGCCGCCGAGGAACTGCAAGCCAAAAGCGCTGCCAAGCACCGAATCGGGGTCTGCACCGCCAGCGGCTGTCTATCCTGCGGCAGCCGGGAGGTGCTGAAGGCCATCGAGCAAGAGGCGGCGGCCAGGCCCGAGGCAAATTTGCGGATTGAGGGGGTGGGCTGCATGGGGCTTTGCTCACGGGGGCCACTGGTGATGGTGCAATCAGGACCGGTTCCGGCCGAAAATTCCGGAGCCGGCGCGGAAACAGCGTTTCTGTTTAAAGAGCTGACCCCGGCCGATGCCCCGGCCCTGGTCGCTTACCTGGAACAACAAAAAAGTGATCCGCCCACTGTTGCCGCCGGTTCCACCGCTTCTTCTCTGGCGGCCAAAAGATGCGACCTCAGCGCACCGTTTTTCCGCCGCCAGGTCAAGGTGGTGCTGGAGCAGTTTGAAAACATCGACCCGGAACGAATCGAGTCCTACCTGGCCGCCGGCGGCTACCGGGCCCTGCTCGATTGCCTGCACCATCGCCGCCCGGTGGAGATCATCGATGAGATCACCCGCAGTGGCTTGCGGGGCCGCGGCGGCGGCGGCTACCCCGTCGGCCTGAAGTGGTCCACTGTGGCCAAGGCTGGCGCCTTTGTTCCCCAGGCCGGGCGCAGCAGCCGGCAAAGCGCCGGCGCCACCGCGGCGGACCGACCCGACGGCCCGCGCAAGTACGTAATCTGCAACGCCGACGAGGGCGACCCCGGCGCCTTCATGGACCGCAGCGTGCTGGAATGCGCCCCCCACCGGGTGCTGGAAGGGATGGCCATTGCCGCCTACGCGGTGGGAGCCGATTTCGGCTACCTTTATGTAAGGGCCGAATACCCCCTGGCGGTGGAACGGCTGCGCAAGGCCATCGTTCAGGCGGAAAAACGGGGGCTGCTGGGCCGCAACATCGGCGGCAGCGCCTTCAACTTCCAGGTGGAAATCCGCCTGGGGGCCGGGGCCTTTGTCTGCGGCGAGGAAACCGCTCTTCTGGCCTCCATCGAAGGGCGCCGCGGCCAGCCCCGGCCCCGGCCGCCCTACCCCGCCGAGCACGGTCTCTGGGGCTGCCCCACCCTGATCAACAACGTGGAAACCCTGGCCAATGTGGCCGCCATCATCAATCGCGGCGCCGACTGGTTTGCCGCCCTGGGCACCGAAAAAAGCAAGGGCACCAAGGTCTTTGCCCTGGCCGGCAAAATTAAAAACACCGGCCTGATCGAAGTGCCCATGGGCATCAGCATCCATGAGATCGTCCATGAAATGGGCAGCGGGGAGGTGGGCGGCATTAAAGCGGTGCAGACCGGTGGCCCCTCCGGCGGCTGCATTCCGGCGGAACATTTTCACCTGCCGGTGGATTACGAGTCGCTGCAGGCGGAAGGCTCCATCATGGGCTCCGGCGGCATGATCATCATGGATGAGGGGGCCGCCATGGTGGATGTGGCCCGTTTTTTCATGGAGTTTTGCGTCGAAGAATCGTGCGGCAAGTGCGCCCCCTGCCGGGTGGGCACCACCCAGGTGCTGCTGCTGCTGGAAAAGATCGGCCGTGGCGAGGGAACCGCCGCCGACCTGGGGCAACTGGAGGAACTCTGCCACCTGCTGCAACAGACCAGCCTCTGCGGCCTGGGTCAGAGCGCGGCCAACCCGGTGCTCAGCACCCTGCGCTTTTTCCGGCGGGAATATGAGCAGTTGCTGGTCGACAATACCGGAAAGAGCAATGAGACCGATGGCAGCCAAAGCCCACAACAAGGGCCACAAGAGGTAAAAAAATGA
- the hoxU gene encoding bidirectional hydrogenase complex protein HoxU: MSGGRVITLQIDGRDCGADENQTILEVAQENGIFIPTLCHLNGLHPVGGCRICMVEVEGAPRPLPACVTHPAEGMRVTTDTPELRRRRRLILELMLAEGNHVCAVCVVNGHCELQELALQLGVDHLEIPALYPRREVDASHPRFGLDRNRCVLCTRCVRVCGEIEGAHTWDVMGRGLKAAIISDLNQPWGEAESCTACGKCVQVCPTGALFEKGKATGEMVKRHLHLPLLTAMRKEEEER; the protein is encoded by the coding sequence ATGAGCGGCGGGCGGGTAATCACCCTGCAGATCGACGGACGGGACTGCGGCGCCGATGAAAACCAGACCATCCTGGAAGTGGCGCAGGAAAACGGGATTTTTATTCCCACCCTCTGCCACCTCAACGGCTTGCACCCGGTGGGCGGTTGCCGTATCTGCATGGTTGAGGTGGAGGGCGCCCCCCGGCCGCTGCCGGCCTGCGTCACCCATCCGGCAGAGGGGATGCGGGTGACCACCGACACCCCCGAGCTTCGTCGCCGGCGGCGATTGATCCTGGAACTGATGCTGGCCGAGGGCAATCACGTCTGCGCCGTCTGCGTGGTCAACGGCCACTGCGAGCTGCAGGAACTGGCCCTGCAACTGGGGGTGGATCATCTGGAAATTCCCGCCCTTTACCCCCGGCGGGAAGTGGATGCCTCCCACCCCCGTTTCGGACTGGACCGCAACCGCTGCGTGCTCTGCACCCGCTGCGTGCGGGTCTGCGGCGAGATCGAGGGGGCCCACACCTGGGATGTGATGGGCCGGGGGCTTAAGGCGGCGATCATCAGCGACCTTAACCAGCCCTGGGGCGAGGCGGAAAGTTGCACCGCCTGCGGCAAGTGCGTCCAGGTCTGCCCCACCGGGGCGTTATTTGAAAAGGGCAAGGCGACCGGCGAGATGGTTAAGCGCCATCTGCACCTGCCGCTATTAACCGCCATGCGCAAAGAAGAGGAAGAGAGATGA